ACTTATTAACTAGATAATTTAATTCTTGGTTGATATgtattgtaattgtaattaacaTTGTATTAGAAcaagcaaatttttatttcttttttaaataattaaatttctttaagcCAATTAAGTAATTAAACAATACatccataaaataattaattattaaacttCTTAATTATCTTTCAATAGGTTGGAGATTTAGGAAGAAGAGGATGGGGTGATATTGGAGGAACAAATTCAGTTGAACAGAATCAATATAGCTCAAAGGAACATTATCAAAGTTCTTCCACTACTTATCAAAATAGTGATATAACCCAGCATCATTCTACTGAAAAAACAtctttaatgaaaacattgcAACCCAAGTAAGTTAATAGTTGTTCTAGTGAAGCTATTATAAAACATaagcatttaaaatttaaatgattataatcaatacaatttcataaattaattgtactttaaattattttagaacCAATGTATCAACTGCAAATTCTTCCAATTGTGAATGGGATTGGGGTAATGAGACAAAACAAAGTAACCAAATAACAGATTCTAAACCAGTTGCAAGAAAATCAAAAGATAAAGACGAAGTATTAATCAACTTTAGTACGGACCATCATACATCTAACTGGGATTCAAAACTTGAAGACGATGCAtgggaaatattaaaaaattaattattatttattaattaggaaatttttatcaaagttcaaaatctttaaatatctttcCCATCCTAAAGATTTTGAACTTGTATAAAGCAGTGTAACagcaattattaaaatgaaattatttttattctgttttaCCCCTTTAATGTTACGAATATatgtagataaatataaaagagtaATCATTTACGATTAGTGTATACGTGCAAGCGTGTATACATTGTACGCTTTAGAAAGcgtaaataaatatcacaTATTGCAAGTTAATGTACTTCAAACTTTGCTTTATAATTAATGCATATTAAAGTGCAAAGATATGTTGGTACTGTGTGTTGTTCAtcttatttcattaattttcatttattatgcatttatattatttcacaaataatatatatgatattgtttAATGTACTATATCATCATTcttatgtaatttatacattCATTGAGCTAAAAATAGATGGAGAAGATATATTACAAAGAACTTCTcttaaaaaagatacaaaacaattattttatattatgatatgtattattacattaggttataattatttacaatacaaaataacatctcttaaaataaacatttattttattctatatatataacttacATGAGGTAAtctttaatacaattttaagaCAATAGATTTCTGtcacataaaataaatcaatttactctattggataaaaatttgtacttgtttatgttatatataaataaagaaaatttttttctatcacAGCAGAAAATGTATCCAAACTTTAAGCACCTCcacattattaatatttattaaatatcattacacatgaatgtataaaaaaactATAACtatgatattataaaagtTGACCTGGAAACTTTTTTCCTGgatatactttttttatatgtcTTTTATTGTAAGTATTACCAACATATTCCCAGATATCTTTCTCACATTTTGGCCATATCTTGCGTTCTAGTCTTGATAGCAAAATACATAGTAAATCTCTATCTTTTGGTGATAGATCAAAGTATGATACTGGTCCCAGGCTTGagcgataaagaaaattatatattgctCTACAATAATTACGTACAATTATCAATAAACAGAGtttattagtattatatataaactgTTATAAAGTAGTCAATAACttattatcaataaataaaactattcaTATATACCTGAAATCAAAACCTTCTGCTTCTGAAGGGGATGgatgtttttcaaataaatgtataaataataatgctTCTGGAATGAGACTATCCCCAGGTTCAAACATTCCACAATTCATCCAGTTGTTTATTAGTTCATgttcatataaatattctgCCATATCAGAATATTCAGCTATTTTCCATCTAATATCTTCAAAAGACATGTTTGGCAACATTTTTGATATAGCTTCAACATTTTCAGGcccatatttttttaaaccttctaacaatatttttttatcatcaT
This genomic window from Bombus fervidus isolate BK054 chromosome 5, iyBomFerv1, whole genome shotgun sequence contains:
- the LOC139987191 gene encoding uncharacterized protein; amino-acid sequence: MNNPKERKATAAKTVKQKNNESKATSSKMTTVNQQKAKSNKQWTNDDKKILLEGLKKYGPENVEAISKMLPNMSFEDIRWKIAEYSDMAEYLYEHELINNWMNCGMFEPGDSLIPEALLFIHLFEKHPSPSEAEGFDFRAIYNFLYRSSLGPVSYFDLSPKDRDLLCILLSRLERKIWPKCEKDIWEYVGNTYNKRHIKKVYPGKKFPGQLL